GCGTTGCGCCGCTGCTCGGCATTCGGCCGGCCCCGAAGGCGCTGCCGGAGGGATTGAGGGAGGCGAAGCTTGTGTCCTTCGAGACGATGACGGGCGGACAGTGAGAAGAAAAGTGCCGGCAATGACCGGCGCAAGTTGACGAGACGATAGACGGAATGTTGGGTGACATGCAGTTGGCGGCGTTGATGGGGTCAGGTCCCGCGCTTCCCGAAGGGGGGGCGACGGAGATACTCGGCCTGACGGCGGACAGCCGCGCGGTGCGCCCCGGTTATCTCTTCGCGGCGCTGCCCGGCACGAAGCTCGACGGAACGAAATTCATCGCCCAGGCCATCGAAAAAGGTGCCGCCGCGCTGCTGGTGCCGCTCGATGCGGCGGTGGCGGCGAATGTGCCGGTGATCGCGGATCGCAATCCACGCCGCCGGTTGGCGCTGATGGCGGCCGCATTCTTCGGCGACCAGCCGCGCACCGTGGCGGCGGTGACGGGAACCAACGGCAAGACATCCATCGCGACCTTCCTGCGCGAAATCTGGGCCGCGCTCGGCGAAGAGGCGGCAAGCCTCGGCACGCTTGGCGTCACCAGCGCGAAGGGCGAGCGGTCGCTCGGCTATACAACGCCCGATCCCGTGGCGCTGCAGGCGGAGCTGGCGGCGCTGGCGAAAGAAGGCGTGACGCATCTGGCGATGGAAGCATCGAGCCACGGGCTTGCACAATACAGGCTCGACGGCGTGAAGCTGCGCGCGGCGGGCTTCACCAATATCACGCGCGATCACATGGACTATCACACCAGCTTCGACGACTACCTCTATGCGAAGCTGCGCCTTTTCGGCGAGGTGATGGGACCGGGCGGCATCGCCGTGCTCAATGCCGACAGCGCGCAATATGCTGAATTCGAAGCCGTGTGCTGGGCGCGCGGGCATCGCATCATCTCCGTCGGGCGGAAGGGCAAGGGCATTTTCCTCGCCGCCGCGCGGCCGACGCCACGCGGGCAGACGCTGGAGCTGGTGCATGAGGGAAAGAATTATGCCGTGAACCTGCCGCTGGTCGGCGGCTTCCAGGCATCGAACGCGCTGGTGGCGGCGGGGCTGGCCATAGGCTGCGGCGGCGCGGCGGAGAAGGTTTTCGCGGCGCTCGAGAAGCTGACGGGCGCAAAGGGGCGGATGGAAGAGGCGGCGCATCTGCCGAACGGCGCTTCCGTCTATATCGATTACGCCCATACGCCGGACGCGCTCGAAAACGCGCTGGAGGCGATCCGCCCGCATACGGCGGGAAGGCTTTCCATCGTGTTCGGCTGCGGCGGCGACCGGGACGCAGGCAAGCGGCCGCTGATGGGCGCCGCGGCAGCGAAACTTGCCGACATTATATATGTGACCGACGACAATCCGCGCAGCGAGGCGGCGGATGCAATCCGCGCGGCCGTGCTCAAAGGCTGTCCGGGGGCGATCGAGATCGGCGACAGGGCAGCGGCCATCGAAACGGCGATGCGGGCGCTGCAGCCGGGCGACGTTCTCGTGGTGGCGGGGAAAGGCCATGAGACCGGGCAGATCGTCGGCGACAAGGTGCTGCCGTTCTCCGACCATGAGGCGATCCGCGAGGCAGCGAAGAAAATAGGAGGTGCCGCATGAGCGCGCCTCTGTGGACGAAAGAAGACGTGCTGGCCGCGACGGGCGGAAAGGCAGAAGGCGCGGCGTGGAGCGCGAGCGGTGTTTCCATCGACAGCCGGACGCTTGAAGCGGGCGACCTCTTCGTCGCCATCATCGGCGAGAATTCCGATGGCCATGCCTATGTGGAAGGCGCGCTGAAGAAGGGCGCGGCAGCAGCCATTGTGAGCGCGCCGACGGAAGCGATGCGCGCGGCGGGGCCGCTTGTCATCGTGACCGACACGCTGGCGGCCTTGAACGCGCTTGGCCGGGCGGCGCGGGCCCGGACAAAGGCGAAGGTCGTTGCCGTGACCGGCAGCGTCGGCAAGACGGGGACGAAAGAGGCGCTGAAGCTCATTCTTTCCGAGCAGGGGGCGACGCATGCCTCCGCCGCTTCCTACAACAATCTCTGGGGTGTGCCGCTTTCCCTCGCGCGGATGCCGGCAGCAACGCGCTTCGGCATATTCGAAGTGGGGATGAACCATCCCGGCGAGATCACGCCGCTATCGAAGCTTGTCGAACCTTTCGTGTCGCTGATCACGACGGTCGAAGCGGTGCATATGGAATTTTTCGACTCTGTCGAGCAGATCGCCGATGCGAAGGGCGAGATTTTCGACGGTTTGCAGAAGGGCGGCGTCGCTATTCTCAATCGCGATAATCCGCATTACGAGCGGCTGCGCGCGAAAGCGGAAAAGAGCGGGGCCGGACGGATCATTTCATTCGGCGAACATGAAGAAGCGGATGCACGGCTGGAGAAAGCGGCGCTGAAGGAAGACTGCTCCTGCGTGTCGGCGACGA
Above is a window of Parvibaculum lavamentivorans DS-1 DNA encoding:
- a CDS encoding UDP-N-acetylmuramoyl-L-alanyl-D-glutamate--2,6-diaminopimelate ligase, which translates into the protein MLGDMQLAALMGSGPALPEGGATEILGLTADSRAVRPGYLFAALPGTKLDGTKFIAQAIEKGAAALLVPLDAAVAANVPVIADRNPRRRLALMAAAFFGDQPRTVAAVTGTNGKTSIATFLREIWAALGEEAASLGTLGVTSAKGERSLGYTTPDPVALQAELAALAKEGVTHLAMEASSHGLAQYRLDGVKLRAAGFTNITRDHMDYHTSFDDYLYAKLRLFGEVMGPGGIAVLNADSAQYAEFEAVCWARGHRIISVGRKGKGIFLAAARPTPRGQTLELVHEGKNYAVNLPLVGGFQASNALVAAGLAIGCGGAAEKVFAALEKLTGAKGRMEEAAHLPNGASVYIDYAHTPDALENALEAIRPHTAGRLSIVFGCGGDRDAGKRPLMGAAAAKLADIIYVTDDNPRSEAADAIRAAVLKGCPGAIEIGDRAAAIETAMRALQPGDVLVVAGKGHETGQIVGDKVLPFSDHEAIREAAKKIGGAA
- a CDS encoding UDP-N-acetylmuramoylalanyl-D-glutamyl-2,6-diaminopimelate--D-alanyl-D-alanine ligase, whose product is MSAPLWTKEDVLAATGGKAEGAAWSASGVSIDSRTLEAGDLFVAIIGENSDGHAYVEGALKKGAAAAIVSAPTEAMRAAGPLVIVTDTLAALNALGRAARARTKAKVVAVTGSVGKTGTKEALKLILSEQGATHASAASYNNLWGVPLSLARMPAATRFGIFEVGMNHPGEITPLSKLVEPFVSLITTVEAVHMEFFDSVEQIADAKGEIFDGLQKGGVAILNRDNPHYERLRAKAEKSGAGRIISFGEHEEADARLEKAALKEDCSCVSATICGQKVTYKLAVPGRHIVMNSLAMLACVHALEADLAMAALAMASLKAPKGRGERHIVSAPLGQFTLVDESYNANPVSMRAALDALGRAKPEGNGRRIAVMGDMLEIGETSIEMHRGLADAVREAGIDLVFACGPHMRELYKALPAAAQGAYAETSAELGPLLRDAVEPGDVVMVKGSLGSRMGPLVDLLRGLGDDEGESIRRNRGTN